Proteins encoded within one genomic window of Augochlora pura isolate Apur16 chromosome 11, APUR_v2.2.1, whole genome shotgun sequence:
- the LOC144477264 gene encoding CUE domain-containing protein 2-A yields MNRTMDEKEELVKKSLFSFVRKEVPTAQLSLIDDIVLGYVVSMVEESALEEDLDVDGLCEMVSACLPEFSKIEKEEVSKWLLDVESKLREESKENQNCQPQDPLSQLSLTALLPPDTQRMRVHHLSETSDAGSDSSGEYFQEESSWHQVALLQEMFPAASPAELRHCLAVAGGDVTEAAQLALHRQEAGQSIASNLTFVTPNGRNRARLNDEELKSRIIARYSYVDRDDDSREHRPVAPKTEPKKLVRYLENKIVSVKGERYTEVRRGGEEEDGNEGGRKRSHCRP; encoded by the exons ATGAATCGCACAATGGATGAGAAAGAAGAATTGGTAAAGAAGTCCTTGTTTAGTTTTGTGAGAAAAGAGGTGCCTACTGCCCAATTGag TTTAATAGATGACATTGTTCTTGGTTACGTGGTGAGTATGGTGGAAGAAAGTGCGCTCGAAGAAGACTTGGATGTTGACGGACTTTGTGAAATGGTGTCTGCTTGTCTTcctgaattttcgaaaattgaaaaggaaGAGGTGTCCAAGTGGTTATTGGACGTTGAAAGTAAGTTGCGGGAAGagagcaaagaaaatcaaaattgccAGCCTCAAGATCCTTTGAGTCAACTTAGTCTGACCGCACTACTCCCACCTGACACACAGAGGATGAGAGTACATCATCTTTCTGAAACAAGTGATGCTGGAAGTGATTCCAGCGGAGAGTACTTTCAAGAA gaGTCATCATGGCATCAAGTAGCATTATTACAGGAAATGTTCCCAGCTGCAAGTCCAGCAGAGCTTAGACATTGTTTGGCTGTTGCCGGTGGTGATGTTACAGAGGCTGCTCAGCTTGCTCTTCATCGTCAAGAAGCAGGACAAAGCATTGCTAGTAATTTGACCTTTGTTACa CCAAATGGTCGCAACAGGGCTAGACTGAACGACGAGGAACTGAAGTCACGCATCATCGCAAGATATAGTTACGTCGATAGGGACGATGATTCGCGCGAGCATCGCCCGGTGGCACCGAAAACGGAGCCGAAAAAATTAGTGCGCTATCTAGAGAACAAGATTGTGAGCGTGAAAGGTGAACGATATACAGAGGTCAGACGAGGTGGTGAAGAGGAAGATGGTAACGAAGGCGGTAGGAAACGAAGCCATTGCCGGCCGTAA